The Micromonospora sp. Llam0 genome includes a window with the following:
- a CDS encoding patatin-like protein, whose translation MPEDRRPAPEENALPNRRELRIALAMRGGVSLAVWIGGAVAELDVLRRTTPGPQGTATLRRGKSPERPAQQQRAEIYASMLRLARYDEVKIDVLAGASAGGLNAVVYGVAQCVGSTVDAVRNLWLDDADLWKMMRQPRPVGRVPSLLAGDKYLYHRICRALYRLRDQGHPELATDDMTVDLSATLLAQDQNQERSLAEGQAQFHFTRRDAPLDTGITDFPGPADRPDATDHPCDDPPHPVKYRLDRLALAARATSSFPGAFEPASIHAVAGHHNKLEYGAGTDRTSVPEMSMVFSGLRSRGTSLHIGSEPYYVVDGGIFDNIPIRRALLAICRTAAVSPTDRRLVYLDPDPAPSARSSPTQPDSKGALHWLRVLLRAIALKQRTETEEGELGHVRSTNDIGLAAQIRQHLITQQITLTRARRRPLGSWRPPACECRTCRRAMISDRVIKRDGGPPPPLPDHYRDYRHSVDAQKIAEILTKPAEYSIGRPALSGPYQVLGEYEALNIQAQLDDIYHQGTGNDEEEFQDIEAAYSATTMLISWIRALEEKNRNSDYRDDRAAGDEAAKRLRKVKGKLYRLLALADHIRDLAGAELLRDFQGAGGALENPDLLVATRRARALQHGLPGLPDKLRRAIADRQCDDQQFNRMLFEQYPAKYMAREVDMSSHGTTALDDIWTLAEDLRVELLEIGQPIARRKLRSDDDLCPKDRRAWCDSAFKDVHESLLRKLSIKKLHTIFAVAGGVPGVQPVVHYHKITGNQESPLQQKFRNIDCSERRKRLTERLRTGRLEPADPVINSRAKLAGTTLHNFGAFLRRSWRANDWAWGRLDAAAGITDMIVDKLCGCCDDNELNRVWQRWVQEPVPGVSGREWRRILTGSNGDLPPAPTRMSRLQPDQRECLKRALKSWLQYQILLEEDQEARETGRSDDPDQPRQPAAMDHWEQLTNRVSRGNEGVRDLPVAYRYGLSSRAVHLAYRALWPAGKGWPTRVGRAMLLLIRPLIVLLPLAADPARATATTLLVLLGYAAVADASRADENRPGWAAGVAALLAAAAVVVGWIRGTRDWARLDRETESWSEEWHRIGHQMWCTARRWRALGLVLAVVFTAVGVGLLWLLPSSSLLGNRPETLAIVGTVTATTLWWLAHRHDPARIPLPRLRRHKQPYDAAWSAANHRRHVPVRRAVFVCGMLLLLLPLVIWKQPRRLLEGLALEPLRLVTPRAEVTMHGVPEAHFPAIGIGLLAVALSAVLLWGWTKPWPALAAIIGTGVVVETTAHLLYPGRVASGQLTVLLVVWASCMAVVTVFLPVTEQSPDRV comes from the coding sequence ATGCCGGAGGACCGACGTCCCGCACCAGAGGAGAACGCCCTACCCAACCGCCGTGAGCTGCGGATCGCCCTCGCCATGCGCGGCGGCGTCAGCCTGGCCGTCTGGATCGGTGGGGCGGTCGCGGAGCTGGACGTGCTTCGCCGGACCACACCCGGCCCGCAGGGCACCGCGACCCTGCGGCGGGGGAAGTCCCCGGAACGCCCCGCCCAGCAGCAGCGGGCCGAGATCTACGCCAGCATGCTCCGGCTCGCCCGCTACGACGAGGTGAAAATCGACGTACTCGCCGGTGCCAGTGCCGGTGGTCTCAACGCCGTCGTCTACGGCGTGGCTCAGTGCGTCGGCTCGACCGTCGACGCGGTCCGCAACCTCTGGCTCGACGACGCCGACCTGTGGAAGATGATGCGGCAACCCCGCCCGGTCGGTCGGGTACCGTCGCTGCTGGCCGGCGACAAGTATCTCTACCACCGGATCTGCCGGGCGCTCTACCGGCTGCGCGACCAGGGCCACCCCGAGCTCGCCACCGACGACATGACCGTCGACCTGTCCGCCACCCTGCTGGCCCAGGACCAGAACCAGGAACGCAGCCTGGCCGAAGGGCAGGCCCAGTTCCACTTCACCCGCCGCGACGCTCCGCTCGACACCGGGATCACCGACTTTCCCGGACCCGCCGACCGACCGGACGCCACCGACCATCCGTGCGACGATCCACCACACCCGGTCAAGTACCGGCTGGACCGGCTCGCCCTTGCCGCCCGCGCCACCTCGTCGTTCCCCGGGGCGTTCGAACCCGCGTCGATCCACGCCGTCGCCGGTCACCACAACAAGCTGGAGTACGGCGCCGGCACGGACCGGACCTCGGTGCCGGAGATGTCGATGGTCTTCTCCGGACTGCGGTCGCGGGGAACCAGCCTGCACATCGGGTCCGAACCGTACTACGTGGTCGACGGAGGAATCTTCGACAACATCCCGATCCGGCGGGCGCTGCTGGCGATCTGCCGGACCGCGGCCGTCTCCCCCACCGACCGACGGCTGGTCTACCTGGATCCGGACCCGGCGCCGTCCGCTCGTAGTTCCCCGACTCAGCCGGACAGCAAGGGTGCCCTGCACTGGCTCCGGGTGCTGCTGCGGGCGATCGCGTTGAAGCAACGCACCGAGACCGAGGAGGGCGAACTCGGGCACGTCCGCAGCACCAACGACATCGGCCTCGCCGCCCAGATCCGGCAGCACCTGATCACCCAGCAGATCACGCTCACCAGAGCGCGCCGCCGACCACTGGGCAGTTGGCGACCGCCGGCCTGTGAATGCCGAACCTGCCGCCGGGCCATGATCAGCGACCGAGTCATCAAACGTGACGGCGGTCCGCCACCACCGCTACCGGATCATTATCGTGACTACCGCCACTCCGTCGACGCCCAGAAGATCGCCGAGATTCTCACGAAGCCGGCGGAATACTCCATCGGCCGTCCCGCGCTGTCCGGACCGTATCAGGTTCTCGGCGAGTACGAGGCGCTGAACATCCAGGCACAACTCGACGACATCTACCATCAGGGAACGGGAAACGACGAGGAGGAGTTCCAGGACATCGAAGCGGCCTACAGCGCCACCACCATGCTGATCTCCTGGATCCGTGCACTCGAGGAGAAGAATCGCAACTCCGATTACCGCGACGACCGGGCAGCGGGCGACGAGGCAGCCAAACGCCTACGAAAGGTCAAGGGCAAACTTTACCGGCTGCTGGCGCTGGCCGACCATATCCGCGACCTGGCCGGCGCCGAACTGCTTCGGGACTTCCAGGGAGCGGGCGGCGCGCTGGAGAACCCGGACCTGCTGGTCGCCACCCGCAGGGCGCGCGCCCTGCAGCATGGGCTGCCAGGTCTGCCCGACAAACTCCGCCGGGCGATAGCCGACAGGCAATGCGACGATCAACAGTTCAACCGCATGCTGTTCGAACAGTACCCGGCGAAGTACATGGCCAGGGAAGTGGACATGTCGAGCCACGGAACGACCGCGCTGGACGACATCTGGACGCTGGCCGAGGACCTGAGAGTGGAGTTGCTGGAGATTGGCCAACCGATCGCCAGGCGGAAACTGCGCAGCGACGACGACCTGTGCCCGAAGGACCGGCGAGCCTGGTGCGACTCGGCGTTCAAAGACGTCCACGAGTCACTTCTGCGTAAATTGAGCATCAAGAAGCTGCACACCATCTTCGCGGTGGCCGGCGGCGTGCCGGGAGTGCAACCCGTCGTCCATTACCACAAGATCACCGGCAACCAGGAGAGCCCGCTGCAGCAGAAGTTCCGCAACATCGACTGCAGCGAACGGCGCAAGCGCCTGACCGAGCGGCTGCGCACCGGCCGACTCGAGCCAGCCGATCCGGTAATCAACTCCCGTGCCAAGCTGGCCGGTACCACGCTGCACAACTTCGGAGCCTTCCTCCGTCGGTCGTGGCGGGCCAACGACTGGGCCTGGGGCCGGCTGGACGCCGCCGCCGGCATCACCGACATGATCGTCGACAAACTCTGCGGCTGCTGCGACGACAACGAGCTCAACCGCGTCTGGCAGCGATGGGTCCAGGAGCCCGTCCCCGGTGTGTCGGGGCGGGAGTGGCGGCGGATCCTCACGGGCAGCAATGGTGACCTGCCGCCCGCGCCTACCAGAATGAGCCGCCTGCAGCCCGACCAGCGGGAGTGTCTCAAGCGCGCGCTGAAGAGCTGGCTGCAGTACCAGATCCTGCTGGAGGAGGACCAGGAGGCCAGGGAGACGGGCCGCTCCGACGACCCCGACCAACCCCGGCAGCCAGCGGCGATGGACCACTGGGAGCAACTCACCAACCGGGTGTCCCGCGGTAACGAAGGCGTCCGCGACCTTCCGGTCGCCTACCGCTACGGTCTCTCCAGCCGGGCGGTCCACCTCGCCTACCGGGCCCTCTGGCCGGCGGGCAAGGGCTGGCCGACGAGGGTCGGCCGCGCCATGCTGCTGCTGATCCGGCCGCTGATCGTGTTGCTGCCACTGGCCGCCGATCCGGCCCGCGCCACCGCCACCACCCTGCTGGTCCTGCTCGGCTACGCGGCGGTCGCCGACGCGTCCCGCGCCGACGAGAACCGGCCCGGCTGGGCCGCCGGCGTCGCCGCGCTGCTCGCGGCCGCCGCTGTCGTCGTCGGCTGGATCCGGGGCACCCGGGACTGGGCGCGGCTCGACCGCGAGACCGAATCGTGGAGCGAGGAGTGGCATCGGATCGGCCATCAGATGTGGTGCACCGCCCGGCGCTGGCGGGCCCTGGGCCTGGTACTGGCGGTCGTCTTCACCGCAGTCGGGGTCGGGCTGCTCTGGTTGCTGCCGAGCAGCAGCCTGCTCGGCAACCGCCCGGAAACGCTGGCGATCGTCGGCACCGTCACCGCCACCACCCTGTGGTGGCTCGCCCACCGGCACGATCCGGCCCGGATCCCGCTACCCCGCCTGCGACGGCACAAGCAGCCGTACGACGCGGCGTGGAGCGCGGCGAACCACCGTCGTCACGTCCCCGTCCGGCGGGCCGTCTTCGTCTGCGGCATGCTGTTGCTGCTCCTGCCACTGGTCATCTGGAAACAGCCCCGCCGGCTGCTGGAGGGACTGGCGCTCGAGCCGCTGCGGCTGGTGACCCCCCGCGCCGAGGTCACCATGCACGGCGTTCCCGAAGCGCACTTCCCGGCGATCGGGATCGGACTGCTCGCGGTAGCGCTGAGCGCGGTCCTGCTCTGGGGCTGGACGAAACCGTGGCCGGCTCTCGCCGCGATCATCGGCACCGGCGTAGTGGTCGAAACCACCGCGCATCTGCTGTATCCCGGCCGGGTCGCCAGCGGTCAGCTGACCGTGCTGCTCGTCGTCTGGGCGTCCTGCATGGCGGTGGTCACCGTCTTCCTACCTGTTACCGAGCAGTCCCCCGACCGCGTCTGA